One segment of Spodoptera frugiperda isolate SF20-4 chromosome 5, AGI-APGP_CSIRO_Sfru_2.0, whole genome shotgun sequence DNA contains the following:
- the LOC118271615 gene encoding mitochondrial import receptor subunit TOM40 homolog encodes MDINEDKIKEEVSSFVSSLQRLLPKKKEIIVVEPQRHKTRKLCDIHAEAKSTFPKCFIGARLIVLREVLDKVKLVQQYSYGKTRESYRCYSQLIHKEMEPKSTDEGLLIDSSGSATATYKDSLDGEYQMRLMSRIRDLVSSETEIVFEKENEKSVGSVSCSVRDVDPNTLRMVTQWMYKILPEVCFGTEIGFKPLMYPPTPEISISARYDRPSFTLSSTASKIGFQVCFYKQFSPDLRLATIITEGCRGGQTTVSLAMHKNYQNGSELKIFVDSQRCGGFTFQRDILFYEPQNEARVLRLVGSTLIDKQRRVRFGIGINLDF; translated from the coding sequence ATGGACATAAACGAGGACAAGATCAAGGAGGAAGTCAGCAGCTTCGTCTCCTCTCTGCAGCGGCTACTGCCGAAGAAGAAGGAGATTATAGTGGTGGAACCACAGCGACACAAAACCAGGAAGCTGTGTGACATCCATGCCGAGGCGAAAAGTACTTTCCCGAAGTGCTTCATTGGCGCTCGCCTCATTGTTCTCAGAGAGGTCCTGGACAAAGTCAAATTAGTTCAACAGTACAGCTATGGGAAGACTAGAGAATCCTACAGGTGTTACTCCCAGCTCATTCACAAAGAAATGGAACCCAAGAGCACAGACGAAGGGTTGCTGATAGACTCGTCTGGTTCTGCGACGGCTACGTACAAGGATAGCCTCGACGGAGAGTACCAGATGCGGCTGATGTCAAGAATCAGGGATTTGGTGTCGTCAGAAACAGAAATTGTGTTTGAGAAGGAGAACGAGAAGTCTGTGGGATCAGTTTCGTGTTCTGTAAGAGATGTGGACCCGAACACATTACGTATGGTGACGCAGTGGATGTACAAAATTCTCCCCGAAGTGTGTTTTGGGACCGAGATTGGATTCAAGCCGCTAATGTACCCGCCGACGCCGGAGATCTCGATCAGTGCTCGGTATGACAGGCCCAGCTTCACATTATCCTCCACAGCTAGCAAGATTGGCTTTCAGGTGTGTTTTTACAAACAGTTCTCACCAGACTTGCGATTAGCGACGATAATCACCGAGGGCTGCCGAGGTGGGCAGACCACAGTGAGCCTGGCGATGCACAAGAATTACCAGAACGGATCTGAGctgaaaatatttgttgactCCCAGCGCTGCGGGGGTTTCACTTTCCAAAGAGATATACTATTTTATGAGCCGCAAAACGAGGCCCGCGTGTTGCGCCTCGTCGGAAGTACTCTGATTGATAAACAAAGGCGGGTTCGATTCGGGATTGGGATCAATCTGGATTTCTAG
- the LOC126910696 gene encoding uncharacterized protein LOC126910696 produces the protein MPINRSPPPQSTTSKTSAATLPVSNEQALATPLSSSEPNLSSDTHSPESLPNITFRNTNLTHFMSEMRKMFHEFKQQQDEKYDKLFSVVNDIRDSLEFLSKQHEDLKLEVKVLETEREGNLKYINELERKLDSMEQSARSTCVEIRNIPCCKSETKSLLLNTIIETGKLLNLTIQPRDVKDVFRIKAKDPAVKPIIVDFTSVLLKEDFLQKFRNHIKNNFKLTTEHLKISGPANRIYISENLSAKNKRLFFLARDAAKTNQFEFCWVSHGRIFVRERPGSPHLQVKNESDLARITKTA, from the coding sequence ATGCCGATCAACCGTTCTCCGCCGCCTCAGTCGACAACGTCTAAGACGTCTGCTGCAACATTGCCTGTCTCAAACGAGCAGGCGCTAGCTACACCACTTAGTTCATCTGAACCTAACTTAAGCAGTGATACTCATTCACCAGAATCCTTGCCAAATATTACTTTTAGAAATACCAACTTAACCCATTTTATGTCTGAGATGCGGAAAATGTTTCACGAATTTAAGCAACAACAGGACGAGAAATATGATAAATTGTTTTCCGTTGTAAATGACATACGTGATTCCTTGGAATTCCTATCTAAACAACATGAGGATCTGAAATTAGAAGTAAAGGTTCTAGAAACGGAACGTGAAGgaaatttgaaatatataaatgaaCTTGAAAGAAAGCTTGACAGTATGGAGCAAAGCGCACGATCTACTTGTGTTGAGATACGTAATATTCCATGTTGTAAATCTGAAACGAAGTCCTTACTGTTGAATACTATCATAGAAACTGGTAAATTACTGAACCTTACAattcagccgagagacgtcaaAGATGTATTTCGGATAAAAGCAAAGGACCCAGCAGTCAAGCCAATTATAGTAGATTTTACCTCAGTGTTGCTTAAGGAAGATTTTCTGCAAAAATTTCGTaaccatattaaaaataacttcaaactgACAACTGAACACCTTAAAATAAGTGGCCCTGCAAATCGTATCTATATATCAGAAAATTTGTCAGCCAAGAATAAAAGACTCTTCTTCCTAGCTAGGGATGCAGCTAAAACCAACCAGTTTGAATTCTGCTGGGTCTCACATGGGAGGATTTTTGTTCGCGAAAGACCTGGTAGTCCCCACTTACAGGTGAAGAACGAGTCAGACTTAGCAAGGATTACGAAAACAGCGTGA